In one Polynucleobacter sp. JS-JIR-5-A7 genomic region, the following are encoded:
- a CDS encoding TRAP transporter substrate-binding protein, producing the protein MKVINNRKRQFLQYGASLIGTSAVSIISQPAYSQGAKWVGSQYHNQPAVSHQHSFLVDMWSAVARETNGQLQITVYAQNNQISGSDPQALDMLQRGDLEFFTLMGGILGKVVPIAEIQGIPFAFQNNAQVYAANDGSLGEYIAKECAAKGIYRFQYGLLENGFRQIGMIDKAIYTPADLSGMRIRVPDGEMFRDLFSSLGATPVTVNIRELYESMKTRKVDGQENPLVITEVNKLYEVSNNQSITNHMWSGFNLLANQKFWKSLPGDVQEVVLRNVKKYVSLQRTYTNNLNKQLEVTLTERGQKFNQANIQSFKDKLGDGFYGRWREHFGKTGWNLLEQSVGKL; encoded by the coding sequence ATGAAAGTGATAAACAATAGAAAACGTCAATTTTTACAATATGGGGCTAGCCTGATAGGTACCTCGGCTGTGAGTATTATCAGCCAACCCGCGTACTCTCAAGGGGCAAAATGGGTAGGCTCGCAGTACCATAATCAACCTGCAGTCAGCCACCAACATTCTTTTTTGGTGGATATGTGGTCTGCTGTCGCTCGTGAAACCAATGGGCAATTACAAATTACAGTTTATGCCCAGAACAATCAAATTTCAGGATCAGACCCTCAGGCCTTAGATATGCTGCAGCGTGGAGATCTGGAGTTCTTTACTCTCATGGGCGGAATCTTAGGAAAAGTAGTGCCCATTGCAGAGATCCAAGGCATCCCCTTCGCTTTCCAAAATAACGCTCAGGTCTATGCTGCTAATGACGGATCCCTAGGTGAATACATCGCAAAAGAATGTGCAGCAAAAGGAATCTATCGATTTCAATACGGACTACTAGAAAATGGATTTAGGCAAATTGGAATGATTGATAAGGCAATCTATACTCCAGCCGATTTATCTGGAATGCGCATTAGAGTTCCCGATGGTGAAATGTTTCGCGATCTATTTAGCTCTCTTGGGGCAACACCTGTCACCGTAAATATTCGAGAACTCTATGAATCAATGAAGACTCGTAAGGTTGATGGACAGGAAAATCCTCTCGTCATCACTGAAGTCAATAAGCTGTATGAGGTCAGCAACAATCAATCTATTACAAATCACATGTGGTCTGGATTTAATCTCTTGGCAAATCAGAAATTCTGGAAATCGCTGCCAGGTGACGTTCAAGAAGTAGTTCTCAGGAATGTCAAAAAATATGTGTCCCTACAAAGAACCTATACCAATAATTTAAACAAGCAACTTGAGGTCACTCTTACAGAGCGCGGTCAAAAATTCAATCAAGCCAATATCCAAAGCTTTAAAGATAAGCTAGGCGATGGCTTCTACGGAAGATGGCGGGAGCATTTTGGAAAAACGGGTTGGAACCTATTAGAACAATCTGTTGGAAAGTTATGA
- a CDS encoding mandelate racemase/muconate lactonizing enzyme family protein, which translates to MTSNPMRIVKLEAVAISFPVPENKSVRLGIGKCVKRDSVLVRIETEDGHIGWGEAHHGRAPGAIAKLIDTTMRELVLNSDAMDINGIWARVYKMQISSHGMGAAAVLALSGIDIALWDIRAQIMQQPLYRMLGGASKKIKVYAGGIALGWQEPASLAKEAQEHVATGYRALKLRVGDTAEKDIARVLAVRKAVGSNIDLLVDANTNYTLADVRRVMPVFDEAGVSWLEEPFPPQDRKAYRMARSLGRVPFAAGENHYTRYDFSTLLDDGDVQFIQPDLSKTGGVTESMRIAAMASANKLTINPHTSATAINMGTTIHFLSAIDNPGYFEGDVTSLNPFRDEMMDKAAYELDSEGYVKPYEGIGIGMKINLDFVKDHPLIDGPCYI; encoded by the coding sequence ATGACAAGTAATCCAATGCGTATCGTTAAGTTAGAGGCTGTAGCCATTTCTTTTCCTGTCCCCGAAAATAAGTCTGTGCGACTCGGTATTGGTAAATGTGTAAAACGTGACTCAGTACTTGTTCGCATCGAAACTGAAGATGGCCATATTGGCTGGGGTGAGGCGCATCATGGACGTGCTCCAGGCGCAATTGCTAAGCTGATTGATACAACGATGCGGGAGCTGGTTCTCAATAGTGATGCGATGGATATTAATGGCATCTGGGCCCGAGTTTATAAAATGCAAATCTCTAGCCATGGGATGGGCGCAGCTGCGGTATTGGCCTTGAGTGGTATTGATATTGCACTCTGGGATATACGCGCTCAAATCATGCAACAACCTTTGTATCGGATGTTAGGCGGCGCCTCTAAAAAGATTAAAGTCTATGCAGGTGGCATTGCATTGGGCTGGCAAGAGCCAGCATCCTTGGCTAAGGAGGCGCAAGAGCATGTGGCGACAGGATACCGCGCATTGAAGTTGCGAGTGGGAGATACCGCAGAGAAAGATATTGCAAGAGTCCTGGCTGTTCGTAAAGCGGTAGGCAGTAATATTGATTTACTGGTTGATGCTAATACTAATTACACATTGGCAGATGTACGCAGAGTGATGCCTGTATTTGATGAGGCTGGAGTGAGTTGGTTGGAGGAACCATTTCCGCCGCAGGACAGAAAAGCCTATCGCATGGCGCGTAGTTTAGGTCGAGTCCCATTTGCGGCTGGAGAAAATCACTACACCCGCTACGATTTCTCAACGCTATTGGACGATGGCGACGTGCAGTTTATTCAACCGGATTTATCAAAAACGGGCGGTGTGACTGAGTCCATGAGAATTGCCGCTATGGCGAGTGCTAACAAATTAACCATTAATCCCCATACTTCTGCTACCGCAATCAATATGGGGACGACCATTCATTTTCTATCCGCTATTGATAATCCTGGATATTTTGAGGGAGACGTCACTTCACTAAACCCCTTTAGAGATGAGATGATGGATAAAGCTGCCTATGAGCTTGATTCAGAGGGATATGTGAAACCATATGAGGGCATAGGAATCGGGATGAAGATAAACCTAGATTTTGTAAAAGATCACCCATTAATTGATGGGCCTTGCTACATTTGA
- a CDS encoding tripartite tricarboxylate transporter substrate binding protein, with amino-acid sequence MSTILKTLLVITFIYSHSSFADVYPSRPVKMIVPFAPGSASDTVARSVADKLTLAMGQPFLVENRAGAGSTIANDYVAKAAPDGYTLLISTAALPIGASAYPNLKYDTAAFTSITVFTNSALALAVNPDFPAKNAREFIEYAKANPGKINFGSLGMGTSHHVTAEKLKLDAGINMVHVPYKGSGPAHLDLMGGQIQAMFDNLVALMPHFKSGKLIPIAVTTSKRHPQLPDVPTLSEAGVKGFEAVAWFGIVAPPGTPKDIVNKLNIEIVKILNTPEVRQRLIDGGSEVIGNSPDDADRFLKSEIKKWGVVVRSAKISAE; translated from the coding sequence ATGTCAACTATATTGAAGACACTTCTTGTAATTACTTTCATTTATTCACATTCATCTTTTGCGGATGTATATCCATCCAGACCCGTAAAGATGATTGTTCCATTTGCTCCTGGATCCGCTTCGGATACGGTAGCTCGAAGTGTTGCTGATAAATTAACGCTTGCTATGGGGCAGCCATTCCTAGTTGAAAATCGTGCTGGGGCTGGAAGTACTATCGCTAATGATTATGTAGCTAAGGCCGCTCCCGATGGTTATACCCTCCTGATCTCTACAGCAGCATTACCAATTGGCGCTAGTGCATATCCAAATTTGAAGTATGACACGGCAGCCTTTACTTCAATTACCGTTTTTACAAACTCCGCTCTAGCCCTGGCAGTAAACCCAGACTTTCCTGCAAAAAATGCCCGAGAGTTTATTGAGTATGCAAAAGCTAATCCAGGAAAAATAAACTTTGGGTCACTAGGTATGGGCACCTCTCATCACGTCACTGCTGAGAAGTTGAAGTTAGATGCCGGCATTAATATGGTTCACGTGCCCTACAAGGGCTCTGGACCAGCGCATCTAGATCTTATGGGTGGACAAATTCAGGCTATGTTTGATAATTTAGTCGCACTGATGCCGCATTTTAAAAGTGGAAAATTGATTCCTATTGCTGTTACTACATCCAAGCGCCACCCACAGTTACCAGATGTTCCAACCCTGTCTGAGGCTGGGGTAAAAGGGTTTGAGGCTGTTGCGTGGTTTGGGATTGTTGCCCCGCCAGGGACGCCCAAAGATATTGTTAATAAATTAAATATCGAGATTGTAAAAATCTTAAATACGCCGGAGGTTCGTCAGCGCTTGATCGATGGCGGATCGGAGGTGATTGGCAATTCACCAGACGATGCCGACCGGTTTCTAAAATCAGAAATTAAAAAATGGGGTGTAGTTGTACGTTCGGCGAAAATAAGCGCTGAATAA
- a CDS encoding TauD/TfdA family dioxygenase, protein MSLVINPQNPTNPNFVGVVSGIDLRRPLDEQTIKAIDDGMNQYAVLVFRDQPLTQDEQIDFSIQFGPLDSGLRKATGAPTRFKYDQLIDIGNVAMDGSVADKDNKKLIGVLANQLWHSDSSFQDLPVKYSMLSAVVVPDEGGQTQWADLRAAWDDLPESTKRHVEKRTGWHSAFHSRILLGDKDYTPEQLSKFPPVERPLVCTHPGSGRKVLFPSVHISEVSGMSVPEGRLLVAELIEHATQAKYVYAHDWRPGDYVIWDNRATLHRGTRYDLSIRRDLRRTTTLERELMTATAES, encoded by the coding sequence ATGAGCCTGGTGATAAATCCCCAAAATCCTACAAATCCAAATTTTGTTGGTGTGGTCAGTGGAATAGATTTGAGACGCCCTTTGGATGAGCAAACTATCAAAGCTATTGATGATGGTATGAATCAATATGCAGTATTGGTTTTTAGAGATCAACCGCTAACACAAGATGAGCAGATTGATTTCTCGATCCAGTTTGGGCCTCTTGACTCAGGACTGCGCAAGGCTACTGGAGCGCCAACGCGCTTTAAGTATGATCAGCTCATTGATATCGGCAATGTTGCAATGGATGGTTCTGTTGCTGATAAAGATAATAAAAAACTCATTGGCGTTCTTGCAAACCAGCTATGGCATAGCGATAGTTCATTTCAAGACCTGCCAGTGAAATATTCAATGCTATCAGCCGTAGTCGTTCCTGATGAGGGAGGGCAAACGCAGTGGGCAGACCTCAGGGCTGCTTGGGATGATTTGCCCGAATCAACCAAACGACATGTAGAAAAAAGAACGGGATGGCATTCTGCTTTTCATTCACGAATTCTCTTGGGTGATAAGGATTACACACCAGAGCAACTTTCTAAATTTCCACCAGTTGAGCGCCCCTTGGTTTGTACTCATCCTGGTTCTGGTAGAAAAGTTCTCTTTCCTAGTGTTCATATATCCGAGGTGAGTGGTATGTCTGTTCCTGAAGGTAGATTATTGGTAGCGGAATTGATTGAGCATGCAACTCAAGCGAAGTATGTCTATGCGCATGACTGGCGTCCTGGAGATTATGTAATTTGGGATAACAGGGCTACTCTTCACCGCGGTACTCGCTATGATTTATCCATTCGAAGAGATTTAAGAAGAACGACAACTCTGGAGCGAGAATTAATGACTGCGACTGCTGAATCATGA
- a CDS encoding tripartite tricarboxylate transporter substrate binding protein has product MKAFKTVFSAMVASTLGVFAAFGSAMAADFPAREIKLVVPWNVGGSNDISARLISKIMADEGITVVVDNVAGATGTIGMTKVANAEPDGYTIGMGTSSTMAMIAQGLTPLKNEQFSPIARVTTDQLLLLVPKDSPTKDLNSFEAMVKKKPGKISIGTPGSNNLNHIFAVMTGNVVNSEIITVPYTGGAKVIIDLAGKQLDAAVLKPSESKAQIDSNMVIPLGVFANERIKSMPNVPTFKEKGYNVFPYGPLVQMAYLVAPAKTPPEIQEKLIAIFNKAIQDPRFKAASEDGGARVDSLTGKALGAEITAVTNTLAEVGKKVFSEKK; this is encoded by the coding sequence ATGAAGGCATTTAAAACCGTTTTCAGTGCAATGGTGGCATCTACTTTGGGTGTTTTTGCAGCTTTTGGATCTGCCATGGCTGCTGATTTCCCGGCTAGGGAGATAAAGTTAGTGGTGCCCTGGAATGTTGGGGGTTCAAACGATATTTCTGCCCGACTGATTTCAAAAATTATGGCTGATGAGGGAATCACAGTAGTCGTGGACAACGTTGCCGGTGCAACTGGCACTATCGGCATGACTAAAGTTGCCAATGCAGAACCTGATGGCTACACCATCGGCATGGGCACTAGCTCTACGATGGCAATGATTGCGCAGGGCTTAACGCCGCTGAAAAACGAGCAATTTTCACCAATAGCGCGAGTGACCACAGATCAATTGCTACTGCTTGTTCCTAAAGATAGCCCAACTAAAGACTTGAATAGTTTTGAGGCAATGGTTAAAAAGAAACCGGGGAAGATATCGATTGGCACACCTGGTAGTAATAATTTAAATCATATATTTGCAGTGATGACGGGAAATGTTGTCAACTCAGAAATTATTACCGTTCCCTATACCGGTGGCGCTAAAGTCATTATTGATTTAGCTGGTAAACAACTGGATGCAGCAGTATTAAAACCGTCTGAAAGTAAAGCGCAGATTGACTCCAATATGGTGATACCTTTAGGTGTATTTGCAAATGAGCGAATTAAATCAATGCCCAATGTTCCTACCTTTAAGGAGAAGGGTTATAACGTTTTTCCATATGGACCATTAGTGCAAATGGCATATCTTGTAGCTCCTGCAAAGACTCCACCAGAAATTCAAGAAAAATTAATTGCTATTTTTAATAAGGCGATTCAGGATCCCCGTTTTAAGGCGGCATCTGAAGATGGTGGTGCGCGAGTCGACAGCCTTACTGGGAAAGCTTTGGGCGCTGAAATTACTGCCGTGACAAATACTTTGGCTGAAGTTGGAAAAAAAGTATTTTCTGAAAAAAAATAA
- a CDS encoding GntR family transcriptional regulator, translating into MPSDSKGGLKLINKDTLWDKAYLSLRSALLAGKFVPGERIILRKVAQDLGISLTPVRDAVNRLAAENVLERGGVGQGGGASVPLLNANEFDQLMSIRSSLEPLAAEAAAKNASKAEIAEISKLLTQMRDLAETGNLASYLDAHYKFHFGIYKLAKQSILLQAIEGAWLRCGPTLNLALPEYKPGQKRHKHHLAALNALKKGDGVGVAQAIRADIDSARLDICNLLD; encoded by the coding sequence ATGCCAAGTGACTCAAAGGGCGGCCTTAAATTAATCAACAAAGATACTCTTTGGGATAAGGCTTATTTGTCTTTACGAAGTGCATTGTTAGCTGGTAAGTTTGTTCCTGGAGAGCGCATCATTTTGAGAAAGGTGGCTCAGGATCTCGGTATTAGTCTTACGCCTGTTCGTGATGCCGTGAATCGCTTGGCTGCTGAAAATGTACTTGAAAGAGGTGGGGTTGGCCAAGGTGGGGGTGCATCAGTACCCCTCTTGAATGCCAATGAGTTTGATCAACTGATGTCGATACGCAGTAGCTTAGAGCCCTTGGCAGCTGAAGCAGCTGCAAAAAATGCAAGCAAAGCTGAAATTGCTGAAATTTCAAAACTATTGACTCAAATGAGAGATTTGGCTGAAACCGGAAATCTAGCCTCTTATTTGGATGCTCACTACAAGTTTCATTTTGGGATTTATAAGTTAGCCAAGCAATCTATCCTTTTGCAGGCAATCGAAGGCGCTTGGCTGCGCTGTGGGCCTACCTTAAATCTTGCGCTACCGGAGTATAAGCCCGGTCAAAAAAGACACAAACATCATTTGGCTGCTCTAAATGCGCTAAAAAAGGGTGATGGTGTTGGGGTTGCCCAAGCTATTCGTGCTGATATTGATAGTGCTCGACTGGATATCTGTAATTTGCTAGATTAG
- a CDS encoding beta-propeller fold lactonase family protein, translating to MNKKTIFRNLALTTTSLVVTTSAYCATYVYISNIEDADITAYELTAGVSPHLTSVGRFPAGKFVMPMAVTPDNKNLYASVRSKPFSLYMYQIDQANGQLKWTGAIPLPDSMVSVSTDKTGKWLLATSFGGHNNSVNQIQANGYVNPVPAEAFPSGGKNPHAIVFDQSNKFVYVPQLGTDEIKIHSFNASQAKPLSETASSVALQKQQGPRHIVISTDNKFAYVITEMTGEVVVFSRDIKTGALTQIQAVSSLPSDSKLVPGRPRPPTGSPEATAFDDSNMIFCAEIKLTPNGKFLYTSERTKSTLSGFEVDTQTGKVKYLFTTPTEEMPRGFNVDPSGQFLVATGQKSDKVSLYSINQSSGELALIERVPGGKGANWVTFVKTK from the coding sequence ATGAATAAAAAAACAATCTTCAGAAATCTGGCGCTTACAACAACAAGTTTAGTAGTGACAACCAGCGCTTATTGCGCAACTTATGTTTACATTTCCAATATTGAGGATGCTGACATCACAGCATATGAACTCACGGCTGGGGTAAGCCCCCACTTAACTTCAGTCGGTCGTTTCCCCGCTGGAAAATTTGTGATGCCAATGGCGGTGACACCAGATAATAAAAATTTGTATGCCTCCGTGCGCTCCAAGCCCTTTTCTTTATACATGTATCAAATTGATCAAGCCAATGGACAGCTGAAATGGACTGGTGCAATCCCATTGCCCGATAGCATGGTTAGCGTCTCGACTGATAAAACCGGCAAATGGTTATTGGCTACCTCTTTTGGAGGCCACAACAATAGCGTTAACCAAATTCAAGCAAATGGTTACGTCAATCCCGTTCCAGCTGAGGCCTTCCCAAGTGGTGGAAAGAATCCGCATGCGATCGTATTTGATCAGTCCAATAAGTTTGTTTATGTTCCACAACTAGGTACCGATGAGATCAAAATTCATAGCTTTAATGCCTCTCAAGCAAAGCCCTTATCAGAGACAGCCAGCTCAGTAGCACTTCAAAAACAACAGGGGCCAAGACATATCGTCATTTCGACAGATAATAAATTCGCCTATGTCATTACCGAGATGACTGGTGAAGTAGTTGTTTTCTCTAGAGATATCAAGACAGGAGCCTTAACTCAAATTCAGGCTGTATCCAGTCTGCCAAGTGATAGCAAGTTAGTGCCAGGTAGACCAAGGCCTCCTACCGGATCCCCAGAAGCCACTGCTTTTGATGACTCTAATATGATCTTCTGTGCCGAAATTAAACTGACACCTAACGGTAAATTTCTCTACACATCAGAGAGAACAAAAAGCACTTTAAGCGGCTTTGAAGTGGACACCCAAACTGGCAAAGTAAAGTATCTATTTACCACCCCGACAGAGGAAATGCCTAGAGGATTTAATGTTGATCCGAGCGGACAATTTTTGGTTGCTACAGGCCAGAAATCTGACAAGGTTTCCCTTTACTCTATTAACCAATCTTCAGGGGAACTGGCTCTGATCGAGAGAGTTCCTGGAGGCAAAGGGGCGAACTGGGTCACTTTTGTAAAAACAAAATAA
- a CDS encoding fumarylacetoacetate hydrolase family protein, giving the protein MRYLTFIANGQAPKVGVLLKDSLRVLDLSHASCSDIVGGVSLSLLEMVKAGLPSITKKITNKIESGRYDQDAVVNMDSISICSPIPNPGKIVGAAYNFTDALDERSMPYPTEPVIFIRSGNTVIGPNDPILIPPDVGNVGYEAELAVIIGKRALFIEPKDAMACVVGYTVHNDISGSGMIKQDNGNFVRGKNMPASAPFGPFLVTADEVTNPYGIQIKLDVDGRLLQNGTTGTMLFKIAELISYISKQMPLEPGDIIATGTPAGLAMVHQPTAWLEPGQTVHIELEGLGVLNNPIKKGVPFLE; this is encoded by the coding sequence ATGCGTTACTTAACATTTATAGCAAATGGTCAAGCACCCAAAGTAGGTGTTCTGCTGAAGGACTCTTTGCGTGTTCTTGATCTTTCACATGCAAGTTGCAGTGACATTGTGGGGGGAGTCAGCCTTAGTTTGCTCGAGATGGTCAAGGCAGGCTTGCCATCGATCACCAAGAAAATCACCAACAAAATTGAGAGTGGTCGGTATGACCAGGATGCCGTGGTGAATATGGATTCCATTTCGATATGCTCTCCAATTCCTAACCCAGGAAAGATTGTTGGTGCCGCATATAACTTTACCGATGCATTAGATGAGCGTTCAATGCCTTATCCAACTGAGCCTGTTATTTTCATTCGCTCTGGAAATACCGTTATAGGACCCAATGATCCCATCTTGATTCCGCCGGATGTTGGTAACGTAGGTTACGAAGCGGAGTTGGCCGTCATTATTGGTAAACGGGCTTTGTTCATAGAGCCAAAAGATGCGATGGCTTGTGTGGTGGGTTATACAGTACATAACGATATCAGCGGTAGTGGCATGATCAAGCAAGATAACGGTAACTTTGTTAGGGGTAAGAATATGCCCGCTTCTGCTCCTTTTGGACCCTTTCTAGTTACGGCTGATGAGGTAACAAATCCTTATGGTATTCAAATTAAATTGGATGTGGATGGTAGGTTGTTACAGAATGGAACAACCGGCACGATGCTTTTCAAAATCGCAGAATTAATTTCTTATATTTCTAAGCAAATGCCACTAGAGCCTGGGGATATCATCGCAACAGGAACTCCAGCAGGATTGGCGATGGTGCATCAGCCAACTGCATGGCTTGAACCTGGGCAAACTGTCCATATAGAGCTTGAGGGCTTAGGAGTACTGAATAATCCAATTAAAAAGGGAGTGCCATTTCTTGAGTAA
- a CDS encoding mandelate racemase/muconate lactonizing enzyme family protein — protein MSQIKKVSCHVVSAPVEKPFTSSRGWIYKARGSCIVEIETSDGIVGWGECYGPSAVSKAFIDTQFGPRIIGRDPFDVEVIWEDLYNRIKDYGTTGMAISAISGIDIALWDIIGKSCGKPIHKLIGGSYRDEVTPYATGLYFIDMDRLIEEAVEEAIEFKHNGFTAIKMKIGLGDIKLDIRRVEAVRKAVGDDMRLMVDANHCFTVPQAIKIGRELEKLDIEWFEEPISPEDLDGYVEVTRALDMAVAGGENEFTRWGFRDIVVRKAMDIVQPDVCAAGGISECRKIATLASAHGVECVPHAWGSVIGVAATLHFLAALPDQPPSFKGNPPLFEFEQCENPFRDLLSVDPIVQHNGKVSVPKGPGLGIEINRHILDQYRVA, from the coding sequence ATGAGTCAAATTAAAAAAGTAAGCTGTCATGTTGTTTCCGCTCCAGTAGAAAAGCCTTTTACCTCCTCTAGAGGTTGGATTTATAAAGCCAGGGGATCGTGCATTGTTGAGATTGAAACAAGCGATGGCATAGTGGGCTGGGGAGAGTGTTATGGGCCGTCTGCTGTATCAAAAGCATTTATTGATACTCAGTTTGGTCCTCGCATTATCGGCAGAGATCCTTTTGACGTCGAAGTGATCTGGGAAGATCTCTATAACCGCATTAAAGATTACGGCACTACCGGTATGGCAATTTCGGCTATTAGCGGAATTGATATTGCCCTATGGGACATTATTGGCAAGTCTTGCGGAAAGCCAATTCATAAGTTAATTGGCGGCTCTTATCGTGATGAGGTAACACCTTATGCTACAGGTCTATATTTTATTGATATGGATCGCTTGATCGAAGAGGCAGTGGAAGAGGCGATTGAATTTAAGCACAATGGCTTTACTGCTATCAAGATGAAAATTGGTTTAGGTGACATAAAGCTAGATATCAGACGAGTAGAGGCGGTTCGAAAAGCAGTAGGAGATGATATGCGACTCATGGTTGACGCTAATCACTGTTTTACCGTACCCCAAGCCATCAAGATTGGTCGAGAGCTTGAGAAGTTAGATATTGAATGGTTTGAGGAGCCCATCTCTCCTGAGGATTTAGATGGTTATGTCGAAGTTACTCGTGCCCTTGATATGGCTGTAGCGGGGGGTGAAAATGAATTTACCCGTTGGGGATTTAGAGATATTGTTGTACGCAAGGCGATGGATATTGTGCAGCCAGATGTTTGTGCTGCCGGCGGTATCAGTGAGTGTCGCAAGATTGCAACCCTTGCGAGTGCGCATGGAGTGGAGTGCGTTCCGCATGCCTGGGGATCGGTGATTGGGGTGGCTGCCACTTTACATTTCTTGGCAGCGCTTCCAGATCAGCCCCCTAGCTTTAAAGGCAACCCGCCATTATTCGAGTTTGAGCAATGTGAAAATCCATTCCGTGATCTATTATCAGTTGATCCTATTGTTCAGCACAATGGCAAGGTAAGCGTACCTAAGGGCCCGGGTCTTGGTATTGAAATCAATCGTCATATTCTTGATCAATATCGAGTAGCCTAG
- a CDS encoding NAD(P)-dependent oxidoreductase: MSKRFKVLLTNPIHPECHQSLIQECDVVVAPDAKPETLKGLILECDGLIVRSQLPQDIFDHAQQLKVVVRHGVGLDFIPVDAATKKGILVANLPGSNTNAVVEYCLAVIFHFRRRLDFIDSQLRSQGWAKARPLADPSTEIANTTLGIIGFGAIGSKLANAATSLQMKTIALTRRPEALPSEVRSATKAELFSQSDVIVVCCPLNEETRGLVDQISISMMKSNAILINIARGPVVDTQAIINALRTNAIAGAAMDVHDQQPLSGEEAVFDCPNLLLTPHIASITASSMRGMSEGSVKTILAILNGHRPDNVVNPEVFPSLRKL; this comes from the coding sequence TTGAGTAAAAGATTTAAGGTTCTTTTAACCAACCCAATACATCCTGAGTGCCATCAGTCGCTCATCCAAGAATGTGATGTAGTCGTGGCTCCAGACGCAAAGCCCGAGACATTAAAAGGGCTGATATTGGAGTGTGATGGCTTAATTGTTCGTAGTCAGTTACCTCAAGATATTTTTGATCATGCGCAGCAACTAAAAGTAGTAGTGCGCCATGGCGTAGGATTAGATTTCATTCCAGTTGATGCCGCCACTAAGAAAGGGATACTGGTTGCCAACTTGCCAGGTTCCAATACAAATGCGGTTGTTGAGTATTGCCTGGCCGTCATTTTTCATTTCCGTCGTCGCCTAGATTTCATTGATTCCCAGTTACGTAGTCAGGGATGGGCAAAAGCGCGTCCGCTAGCAGATCCTTCAACCGAGATAGCGAATACAACCTTAGGAATTATTGGCTTTGGGGCTATAGGTAGCAAATTAGCAAATGCAGCAACTAGTTTACAAATGAAAACCATTGCACTTACTAGACGACCAGAGGCGCTACCAAGTGAAGTTCGCTCAGCTACAAAAGCGGAGCTATTTTCCCAATCGGACGTGATAGTAGTCTGCTGCCCCTTAAATGAAGAAACGCGTGGACTGGTGGATCAAATTTCAATTTCTATGATGAAGTCTAACGCTATTCTCATTAACATTGCTCGTGGTCCAGTGGTGGATACGCAGGCGATCATCAATGCACTCAGAACGAATGCAATTGCGGGTGCGGCGATGGATGTACATGATCAGCAGCCCCTGTCTGGAGAGGAGGCTGTCTTTGATTGTCCAAATTTATTGCTCACTCCCCATATAGCTTCAATTACTGCTAGTAGCATGCGCGGCATGAGCGAGGGCTCTGTTAAGACAATTCTTGCTATTCTGAATGGACATCGTCCCGATAATGTTGTTAACCCAGAAGTATTTCCTTCATTGAGAAAATTATGA